The Helianthus annuus cultivar XRQ/B chromosome 16, HanXRQr2.0-SUNRISE, whole genome shotgun sequence genome includes a window with the following:
- the LOC110875398 gene encoding velvet complex subunit 2-like — protein sequence MLTLYFKLCPSFSKSTQKVLDVCKPLPPSATEHQRHRQRRRHPPPPNTDATTTTTANTTHHRNHPPSPNTDDITDHRHHHRATTTAPPPTVAATHRHQTSVSPTPQSATTVTDHRLRRHPPPPSTTGSTHNCHPLPILFFFFSWLPNTIR from the coding sequence ATGTTAACACTATATTTCAAATTATGTCCTTCGTTTTCAAAAAGTACACAAAaggtactcgatgtttgcaaaccacTGCCACCCTCCGCAACTGAACATCAGCGCCACCGCCAACGCCGCCGCCATCCACCGCCACCGAACAccgacgccaccaccaccaccactgccaacACAACCCACCACCGCAACCACCCTCCGTCACCGAACACCGACGACATCaccgaccaccgccaccaccaccgcgcCACCACCACCGCGCCACCACCCACCGTTGCCGCTACCCACCGCCACCAAACATCAGTGTCACCGACACCACAATCCGCCACCACCGTTACCGACCACCGCctccgccgccacccaccaccaccatcgactACCGGCAGTACCCACAACTGCCACCCATTGCCGATtttattcttcttcttttcctgGCTACCAAACACTATAAGGTAA